The DNA region GATGATGAGCCTGTTCTATTCATCGGAATTTCATGGAGCCGTCGATCTTCTGCGCTGGATCTGCCTTGGCATGATGCTGCGCATTATTTCCTGGCCAATGGGTTTCATCGTCGTGGCGAAGCGTACCCAGGCGATTTTCTTCTGGACGGAGGTTGCGGCGGCGGTCATGCATGTGGGCCTGGCCTGGCTCCTTGTATCGCTACTTGGGACGCAAGGAGCCGGCATGGCGTTTTTTGGACTCTATGTTTGGCACAGCATCCTCATCTATGTGATCGTGCGGAAGCTGACCGGTTTTCGCTGGTCCGCCGCCAATCGCAGACATGCGCTGATTTTCCTGCCCGCATCGGCACTGGTATTCCTGATGTTCTCTATCTTGCCGCTATGGCCGGCGACGCTGATCGGCTTCCTCGCCGTCGCTGTCTGCGGGCTCTATTCGCTGCGCATGCTGGTCGACCTGCTGCCGCCGGAGTCCGTTCCAGCGGCCATCCGCGGCTGGATCACGAAATCAGCATAACGAACAATGCGCGCATCGGGCGATACGCGCATTGTTGGAAGTCGGCAATTGCGAGGATCAGGCGACAGCGACGTCCATGGTACGTTGCGGGCTGACCGCTTCGCCGGTCGCCTGCGCAAGGGCTGCGCGAAGTGCCTCAACAACCCGGTCCACGTCAGACACCGTCATCTGGGCATAAAGCGGCAGGATGATGGTTTGCTGCTGCGCAGACACGCTTCGCATCAGGCTCGTGGCAATGCGGTGGGAGCTCTCACCGGAATAGGCTCCCTCCAGGTGAATGTTCATCACACCGCGCCGGGTTGAGATACCCTGGTCGAGCAGGTTCTGCATGACGGCGCGCTGGTCGGCCGTATCGGGCAATCTCACACAGAAGCTCTGCCAGTTGCTTCGAGCCCAGTCTGGCTCGGCCGGCGGAGAAAGCCCGGCAATCGTCGATAGACGTTGGCAATATTGCTCAGCAACGAGCCGGCGCTGGGCAACCAACTCCGGCAGCCGCCGCAACTGCTCACGTCCGACAGCGGCCTGAAGGTCGGTCATCCGGTAATTGTAGCCCAGTTCGTCATAATCCTCGAAAATCACCTGCTTCGAGCCGTGGCGGACGGCATCGGTGACACTCATGCCATGCTGGCGCCACAGCCGGAATTTCCGGTCATAATCGGCATTGGCCGTGGTCAACATGCCGCCATCGCCTGTCGTGACGACCTTTCTCGGGTGGAAAGAGAAGCAGGCAATGTCGCCATGCGGCTTGCCGATCTTTTCCCAGCGGCCGTCCGACAGGATTTCGCTTCCCGTCGCACAGGCCGCATCTTCGATTACAGGGATCGAGTGGCGCTTGCCGATCTCGACGATAGGTCCGAGATCACAAGGCATTCCAAGCTGATGCACACACAGGATTGCCTTTGTGCGGGAGGTAATGGCTGCTTCGATCAGGCTGGGATCGATATTGTAGCCATCGGCCTCGATGTCGACAAATACCGGCACGGCGTTGCAATAGCGGATGGCGTTCGCGGTTGCGATAAACGAATGGCTGACCGTGATCACCTCGTCGCCCGCGCCGATGCCGACCGCCATCAGGGCCAAATGCAGCGCGGTCGTGCAGTTGGAGACGGCGCAGGCGTGTGCGGCGCCGACATAGGCCGCGAATTCACGCTCGAAAGCGGCGACTTCGGGCCCCTGGGTCACCCATCCCGATAGAATAACGCGGCGCGCGGCTTCAGCCTCTTCCTCTCCGAGGACGGGTTTGGCGACAGGAATTGTGGATAATAACGGGCTCATGCAGCTTGACCTCCGGCTGCAGCGGTCTTCGACTGCCACCACGCGACAAGGTCACGAAGCCCTTGCTCCATCGAAATTTCCGCCTTGAAGCCCAGAAGCCTTTCGGCCTTGCTGATATCGGCAAGACGACGGGTTACACCGTTGACCGCGCGCGCCTCTTTGTGTTGCGGCTCGAGTGAAGACCCCATGATGTCGCTCAGCATCTGCGCGAGTTCCAGCAGGCTAATTTCTCTACCGCTCGCAACGTTGAACACCTCGTCGGTAACGTCACTCTTTGCCGCCAGCACGTTTGCCCGGGCGATGTCGCGTGCATCGACGAAGTCCATCGTTTGGCTCCCGTCTCCATAGATGAGCGGCGGCATTCCGGCCGCAAGGCGTTCCATCCAGCGGATCAGCACTTCGGTATAGGCGCCGTAAACGTCCATTCGTGGCCCGTAGACATTGAAATAACGCAGCGCGACATAGCGCAGGCCGTACATATCCGCGAAGCTGCGCAGTAATCCCTCGTTGAAGGTCTTTGCCGCGCCGTAGATCGTCCGGTTATTGTAGGGATGATGCTGTTCGGTCGTCGGAAAGCTTTCGGCAAGCCCCAGCACGGAGGCGGAAGAGGCCGCGACGACCTTCGAAACACCCGCCTTGACGGCAGCTTCGAGAACGTTGAACGTGCCTTCGGCCAGAACTTCGAAGGCCAGTCGCGGCTCTTCCGCGCATTGGGTTATGCGGATGGCCGCCTGATGAAAGACGATATCGACGCCGTCGAAGGCTTTCGCCAGCAGCGACCTGTCGCGGATATCGCCATCGATGACGTTAAGGGGCGCGCTGCCTATTGCCGAGCTGAGATTGTCCCGGCGCCCGCGCACGAAATTGTCGAGGATGATGATCTCGCGAGGTTTTTCCAATGCGACAAGATCGGCAATATGCGAACCGATCAGACCGGCACCGCCGGTAATGAGTACCCGTTTGTTTCTCATGATCTCTCCTCACGCGACATGTTCGTCATCGGATCATTCTCCGAACGCCAACGAATAAATTTCGCAGGGACTCCTGCGACAACCGAGAAGGGCTCGACGTCCGCGACGACGACAGCTCCCGCCCCAACGATCGCCCCCTTCCCGATGGTCACGCCGGGAAGAATGGTCGCATTCGTTCCGATATCGGCCTCTGCACAGATGCGTACCGGCCTGATTTCAAGATCCGTGCGGATGATCGGCACATCCACCGGCAGCGCCGTGTGGGTCGAGCCAAGCACCTTGGCGCCAGGTCCCCATCCGACGGAATCCTCGATCACGAGATCGCGAGCGTCGAAATAGGACATCGGTCCGATCCAGACATTGTCGCCGATTTTGCATCGGCCATCGAAGCGTCCCTGGATATAGGCCTGAGCGCCGATGAACACCCCGTTGCCGATCTCGAACGTCTCGGGGTGTTTGAAGCCGGCGCCGCCTGCAACCTGCAATCCGGAGCCGCAGCTGCGCGTGACCGCTTGCCATATGGCTTTGCGCATCAGGGTGTCGACGACACCATCCCCCGTCGCGAAGCGACCGTAGAGTTCGATCAGGCCGGCGCGCCCATAGGATTGCCTGAGCTCTTCGGCCAGCCCCGCCTGGTAGGCCGGATCCGCCGGTTTTTCTTGACGGCCGTGGACAGCATGCACGATCCGAGCCTCACCCGCACGATCAGCTGACATAGGCGTCTTCCAACGCAGCTGCCACCTGATCGACGTGCCGCGCGGGCATCTCAGGATAGATCGGCAGCGAGAGAACCTCTTTTGCGGCGGTCTCCGAGACGGGGAAATCGCCGAACCGGTAACCAAGGTCGGCATGGGCCTGCTGCAGATGCACGGGGATCGGATAGTGCAGCCCGGACTGAATACCCTCGGCGCTCAGCACGCGCTGAAGCTCGTCGCG from Rhizobium binae includes:
- a CDS encoding DegT/DnrJ/EryC1/StrS family aminotransferase, with protein sequence MSPLLSTIPVAKPVLGEEEAEAARRVILSGWVTQGPEVAAFEREFAAYVGAAHACAVSNCTTALHLALMAVGIGAGDEVITVSHSFIATANAIRYCNAVPVFVDIEADGYNIDPSLIEAAITSRTKAILCVHQLGMPCDLGPIVEIGKRHSIPVIEDAACATGSEILSDGRWEKIGKPHGDIACFSFHPRKVVTTGDGGMLTTANADYDRKFRLWRQHGMSVTDAVRHGSKQVIFEDYDELGYNYRMTDLQAAVGREQLRRLPELVAQRRLVAEQYCQRLSTIAGLSPPAEPDWARSNWQSFCVRLPDTADQRAVMQNLLDQGISTRRGVMNIHLEGAYSGESSHRIATSLMRSVSAQQQTIILPLYAQMTVSDVDRVVEALRAALAQATGEAVSPQRTMDVAVA
- a CDS encoding NAD-dependent epimerase/dehydratase family protein, producing the protein MRNKRVLITGGAGLIGSHIADLVALEKPREIIILDNFVRGRRDNLSSAIGSAPLNVIDGDIRDRSLLAKAFDGVDIVFHQAAIRITQCAEEPRLAFEVLAEGTFNVLEAAVKAGVSKVVAASSASVLGLAESFPTTEQHHPYNNRTIYGAAKTFNEGLLRSFADMYGLRYVALRYFNVYGPRMDVYGAYTEVLIRWMERLAAGMPPLIYGDGSQTMDFVDARDIARANVLAAKSDVTDEVFNVASGREISLLELAQMLSDIMGSSLEPQHKEARAVNGVTRRLADISKAERLLGFKAEISMEQGLRDLVAWWQSKTAAAGGQAA
- a CDS encoding acyltransferase, with the translated sequence MSADRAGEARIVHAVHGRQEKPADPAYQAGLAEELRQSYGRAGLIELYGRFATGDGVVDTLMRKAIWQAVTRSCGSGLQVAGGAGFKHPETFEIGNGVFIGAQAYIQGRFDGRCKIGDNVWIGPMSYFDARDLVIEDSVGWGPGAKVLGSTHTALPVDVPIIRTDLEIRPVRICAEADIGTNATILPGVTIGKGAIVGAGAVVVADVEPFSVVAGVPAKFIRWRSENDPMTNMSREERS